One part of the Anaeromyxobacter sp. Fw109-5 genome encodes these proteins:
- a CDS encoding MFS transporter translates to MSGSRPPRPRRTLLERLGLDRPELRAWVLYDVANSAAVTSVLTAILPIYFARVAGAELPPAVATQRFALATTAGLAVVAVLAPVLGTLADVRPVKKRMLAAFALAGAAATAALAAVGPGDWVLATALLVLLNVGLNGSLVFYDALLPHVAREDELNRVSSAGYAAGYLGGGLLLAAQLAWIARPELLGLPRGGTLPARLAFVSVAIWWLAFTLPLLLGVREPAVRAPAGAGREGTREGTRARLARTFRQLRRHPDAALLLAAFLVYNDGIGTIIRMAAIYGSELGLPRGALIGAILLVQLVGVPCAYLFAAVAGRLGPKRAILVGLAVYTGIAVLGYFTRTAAHFFALAILVGLVQGGTQALSRSLFASMVPRHLSGEFFGFFAISEKFAGIFGPAVFAAAIALTGSSRGAVLSVIGFFVAGAALLLRVDVEQGRRVARAAEARAAADAPEQPG, encoded by the coding sequence GTGAGCGGGTCCAGGCCACCGCGCCCGCGCCGGACGCTCCTCGAGCGGCTCGGCCTCGATCGTCCCGAGCTCCGCGCGTGGGTCCTCTACGACGTCGCGAACTCGGCCGCGGTCACCTCCGTCCTCACGGCGATCCTGCCCATCTACTTCGCGCGGGTGGCCGGGGCGGAGCTGCCGCCCGCCGTCGCGACGCAGCGCTTCGCCCTCGCGACCACCGCCGGCCTCGCGGTGGTCGCGGTGCTGGCGCCGGTCCTCGGGACGCTCGCCGACGTCCGGCCGGTGAAGAAGCGCATGCTCGCGGCGTTCGCGCTCGCCGGAGCGGCCGCCACCGCGGCGCTCGCCGCCGTCGGCCCGGGCGACTGGGTGCTCGCCACGGCGCTCCTCGTCCTCCTCAACGTCGGCCTGAACGGGAGCCTCGTCTTCTACGACGCGCTCCTCCCCCACGTCGCCCGCGAGGACGAGCTGAACCGCGTCTCCTCCGCGGGCTACGCCGCGGGCTATCTCGGCGGCGGCCTCCTCCTCGCGGCGCAGCTCGCCTGGATCGCCCGGCCCGAGCTGCTCGGGCTCCCGCGCGGAGGGACGCTGCCGGCGCGGCTCGCGTTCGTCTCCGTGGCGATCTGGTGGCTCGCCTTCACCCTCCCCCTCCTGCTCGGCGTGCGCGAGCCCGCGGTGCGCGCCCCTGCCGGCGCGGGGCGCGAGGGCACGCGCGAGGGCACGCGCGCGCGCCTCGCGCGGACGTTCCGCCAGCTGCGGCGCCACCCCGACGCCGCCCTGCTCCTCGCGGCCTTCCTCGTCTACAACGACGGGATCGGCACCATCATCCGGATGGCCGCGATCTACGGGAGCGAGCTCGGTCTCCCGCGCGGCGCGCTCATCGGCGCGATCCTGCTCGTGCAGCTCGTCGGCGTCCCGTGCGCCTACCTCTTCGCGGCCGTGGCCGGTCGCCTGGGCCCCAAGCGCGCCATCCTCGTCGGCCTCGCCGTCTACACGGGCATCGCCGTGCTCGGCTACTTCACCCGCACCGCGGCACACTTCTTCGCGCTCGCGATCCTCGTGGGGCTCGTGCAGGGCGGGACGCAGGCCCTCTCGCGGTCGCTCTTCGCGAGCATGGTGCCGCGCCACCTCTCGGGAGAGTTCTTCGGTTTCTTCGCCATCTCGGAGAAGTTCGCCGGGATCTTCGGGCCGGCGGTGTTCGCCGCGGCCATCGCGCTCACCGGCTCGAGCCGCGGGGCGGTGCTGTCGGTCATCGGCTTCTTCGTGGCGGGCGCGGCGCTGCTCCTGCGGGTGGACGTCGAGCAGGGGCGCCGCGTGGCGCGTGCCGCCGAGGCACGCGCGGCCGCGGACGCGCCGGAGCAGCCGGGATAG
- a CDS encoding CHASE domain-containing protein, giving the protein MPRRILSSARAALRHHLTPVVVLVLGLLATVAAWQLTRTAIGAQSTNRFMDEAERTTTALTERMSAYEAMLRAGRGFVIAVGGDPSALAFRDFVASLELGRRYPGIQGIGWSKLVLPDELEAHEGEQRAAGRPDYRIWPPGARELYSSIVLLEPLDWRNQRAIGYDMFSEPIRRAAMARARDTGEPSATRRVELVQEAGAERQAGFLVYVPVYSGAPRTLEERREQLRGWIYAPFRAGDLLRGAVGETTAKEVGLSVYDGGELGPAAILFDARAPGERTALTLVRRVEIAGRPWTLHYQAGPRFATATERFLPLGVAVAGLALTLLLFWVTRDEVKARSRAELSARRAAFLAEAGKVLSSSLDYSTTVAAVADLAAERAAETCIVYLEEPEGPRWSVGHRDPRLAARLGSALDGAGFERDAEIGPGATLAGGHPRARNGFDPERIALAARAPALAAALREAGVGSSLTVALSSRGERLGAITLLGASSRRFGRGDVRLATDLARLVGAAVDTSRLYAAAQNAIRERDEFLSIASHELRTPLTSLALQSESLRARATRLGVEDVARKAEVIRRNVDRLARLVASLLDLSRITAGRLELEIESFDLAELARDVVGRFEDEARRAGCELVLSAPEPVPGSWDRLRLDQVLTNLVSNAIKYGPNQPVEVRVEGHGERAIASVRDRGIGISPEDQARIFGRFERAVSKRSYGGFGLGLWIVREIVESLGGTVRVESAPGEGATFTVELPRRVHAAAPQEPGLTPAAPA; this is encoded by the coding sequence ATGCCGAGGCGGATCCTCTCATCGGCGCGCGCGGCGCTCCGCCATCACCTGACGCCGGTGGTCGTGCTCGTCCTTGGGCTGCTCGCCACGGTGGCCGCCTGGCAGCTCACCCGCACGGCGATCGGCGCCCAGTCGACCAACCGCTTCATGGACGAGGCGGAGCGGACGACCACCGCCTTGACCGAGCGGATGAGCGCCTACGAGGCCATGCTCCGCGCCGGACGCGGCTTCGTCATCGCGGTCGGGGGAGACCCGTCGGCGCTCGCGTTCCGCGACTTCGTCGCGAGCCTCGAGCTCGGCCGGCGATACCCCGGGATCCAGGGTATCGGCTGGAGCAAGCTGGTGCTCCCCGACGAGCTCGAGGCGCACGAGGGGGAACAGCGCGCCGCAGGGCGGCCGGATTACCGGATCTGGCCCCCCGGAGCGCGCGAGCTCTACTCGAGCATCGTCCTGCTCGAGCCGCTCGACTGGAGGAACCAGCGGGCGATCGGCTACGACATGTTCTCCGAGCCGATCCGGCGGGCGGCGATGGCCCGGGCCCGCGACACCGGCGAGCCCTCCGCCACGCGGCGCGTGGAGCTCGTGCAGGAGGCCGGGGCCGAGCGCCAGGCCGGCTTCCTCGTCTACGTTCCGGTGTACTCGGGCGCTCCCCGGACGCTGGAGGAGCGCCGGGAGCAGCTGCGGGGCTGGATCTACGCGCCCTTTCGCGCCGGCGACCTGCTGCGCGGGGCGGTGGGAGAGACGACGGCGAAGGAGGTCGGGCTCTCGGTCTACGACGGCGGAGAGCTCGGCCCCGCGGCGATCCTCTTCGACGCGAGGGCTCCCGGCGAGCGGACCGCGCTCACCCTCGTGCGGCGCGTCGAGATCGCCGGCCGCCCGTGGACGCTTCACTACCAGGCGGGTCCGCGCTTCGCGACCGCGACGGAGCGATTCCTGCCCCTCGGCGTGGCGGTCGCCGGCCTGGCGCTGACGCTCCTGCTGTTCTGGGTGACGCGCGACGAGGTGAAGGCCCGCAGCCGAGCGGAGCTGTCGGCGCGCCGCGCGGCGTTCCTCGCCGAGGCGGGGAAGGTGCTCTCCTCGTCCCTCGACTACTCCACCACGGTCGCGGCGGTCGCGGACCTCGCTGCCGAGCGCGCCGCGGAGACCTGCATCGTCTACCTGGAAGAGCCGGAGGGCCCGCGCTGGAGCGTGGGGCACCGCGATCCCCGGCTCGCCGCCCGCCTGGGGTCCGCGCTCGACGGCGCCGGGTTCGAGCGCGACGCCGAGATCGGCCCCGGCGCCACGCTCGCGGGGGGTCACCCGCGGGCGCGGAACGGCTTCGACCCGGAGCGGATCGCCCTCGCGGCGCGAGCCCCCGCGCTCGCGGCGGCGCTGCGGGAGGCGGGCGTCGGGTCCTCCCTCACCGTCGCGCTGTCCTCGCGCGGCGAGCGGCTGGGCGCGATCACGCTGCTCGGCGCGTCCAGCCGCCGCTTCGGGCGGGGCGACGTTCGGCTCGCCACGGATCTCGCCCGGCTCGTCGGCGCGGCGGTGGACACGTCGCGCCTGTACGCAGCGGCGCAGAACGCCATCCGCGAGCGCGACGAGTTCCTCTCCATCGCCTCTCACGAGCTGCGCACCCCGCTCACCTCGCTGGCGCTCCAGTCGGAGAGCCTGCGCGCGCGGGCCACGCGGCTCGGGGTCGAGGACGTGGCGCGCAAGGCCGAGGTCATCCGCCGCAACGTCGACCGGCTCGCGCGCCTCGTGGCGAGCCTGCTCGATCTCTCGCGGATCACCGCCGGCCGGCTCGAGCTGGAGATCGAGTCGTTCGATCTCGCCGAGCTCGCCCGCGACGTCGTCGGCCGGTTCGAGGACGAGGCGCGCCGCGCGGGGTGCGAGCTCGTGCTCTCCGCGCCCGAGCCGGTGCCGGGGTCGTGGGACCGGCTCCGGCTCGACCAGGTGCTCACGAACCTCGTGTCGAACGCCATCAAGTACGGGCCGAACCAGCCGGTCGAGGTGCGGGTGGAGGGCCACGGCGAGCGCGCGATCGCGTCGGTGCGGGACCGCGGGATCGGGATCTCGCCCGAGGATCAGGCGCGCATCTTCGGGCGCTTCGAGCGCGCGGTGTCCAAGCGGAGCTACGGCGGGTTCGGCCTCGGCCTCTGGATCGTGCGCGAGATCGTGGAGTCGCTCGGGGGGACCGTGCGGGTGGAGAGCGCGCCCGGCGAGGGCGCCACGTTCACCGTGGAGCTGCCGCGCCGCGTGCACGCGGCCGCGCCGCAGGAGCCCGGCCTGACCCCCGCCGCGCCTGCCTGA